A stretch of the Candidatus Delongbacteria bacterium genome encodes the following:
- a CDS encoding M48 family metallopeptidase, producing MSESIEFKYLVNYPVDIIESLKENFTNGNLDRYFLKYYSEKHGVSSDKLLYEFISDLKRQYLKRSSNLSKITFDDKITMMNHAFGLHSYTSRSHGNRVISKNEIRISSLFKNVPYRFLRMIVVHELAHLKEKEHNRAFYRLCETMEPDYHRIEFDFRVYLSWKECKS from the coding sequence ATGTCAGAATCTATCGAGTTTAAATATTTAGTAAATTATCCAGTTGATATTATTGAAAGCTTAAAAGAAAATTTCACAAATGGTAATCTTGATAGATATTTCCTTAAGTACTATAGTGAAAAACATGGGGTTTCAAGCGATAAACTTCTGTATGAATTTATCTCAGATCTAAAAAGGCAGTATCTTAAAAGATCAAGTAATCTATCAAAAATTACTTTTGATGACAAAATTACTATGATGAATCATGCTTTTGGGCTTCATAGCTATACATCAAGATCACATGGTAATAGAGTGATTTCTAAAAATGAAATAAGAATTTCCAGTTTGTTCAAAAACGTCCCCTATCGCTTTCTCAGGATGATTGTTGTTCACGAGCTTGCACATCTTAAAGAAAAAGAGCATAACAGAGCTTTTTACAGATTATGTGAGACTATGGAACCAGATTATCATAGAATTGAATTTGATTTTAGAGTCTATCTTTCCTGGAAAGAGTGTAAGAGTTGA
- a CDS encoding MBL fold metallo-hydrolase has product MDLTNLASGSKGNCSLIDGGEGLILIDAGISGKKIFERIDESGKNPVDLQGLLITHDHRDHISGAGIVSRKLKIPIYTSRIVYEQNKEIFDKCEVKVFEEKFYLAGILVTPIPVSHDGSDNHSFIFEKNDFKIGHVTDLGIVTSLVRERLRGCNILLIESNHDPKMLINGPYPWYLKQRIAGKKGHLANKDTSDLIDQIYFPELKHVILAHLSEENNDPVLAYDNMDKMRSEKGFEFTIHVAKQNRILPSLGL; this is encoded by the coding sequence ATGGATCTTACTAATCTTGCCAGTGGAAGTAAGGGTAATTGTTCGTTGATTGACGGGGGTGAAGGACTCATTCTCATTGATGCTGGAATTTCAGGTAAAAAAATATTCGAAAGAATTGATGAGAGTGGGAAAAATCCCGTTGACTTACAGGGTTTGTTGATAACTCACGATCATAGAGACCATATTTCTGGAGCTGGAATAGTTTCGAGAAAACTTAAAATACCAATTTATACGAGTAGAATTGTTTACGAGCAGAATAAAGAGATATTCGATAAATGTGAAGTCAAAGTTTTTGAAGAAAAATTTTATCTTGCAGGAATCTTGGTGACTCCGATACCTGTTTCACACGATGGAAGTGACAATCACTCTTTTATTTTCGAAAAGAATGATTTTAAAATTGGTCATGTGACTGATTTGGGTATCGTAACTTCATTGGTAAGGGAAAGATTACGAGGGTGTAATATTCTTCTAATCGAATCTAATCATGATCCAAAAATGCTTATCAATGGTCCTTATCCATGGTACTTGAAACAGAGAATAGCCGGTAAAAAAGGACACCTTGCCAACAAAGATACTTCTGATCTTATAGATCAAATTTACTTTCCTGAGCTAAAGCACGTGATCCTTGCTCACCTAAGTGAAGAGAATAATGATCCAGTTCTTGCTTATGACAACATGGATAAGATGCGATCTGAAAAAGGTTTTGAATTTACAATTCACGTTGCAAAACAAAATAGAATATTGCCATCATTGGGTCTATAA
- a CDS encoding WYL domain-containing protein has protein sequence MATQLQRMQFIDSRIRQGKAYSAKSIANEYEVSERSIKRDIDEMKNSFNAPIKYSKIKGYYYGEKFEIFNFLGEKSLIASAMMKKILESLNYIPLTADNIISNLDESVGSELKFISDKIRYDFSEYEEVDIALFKVVIDSMNYKKQLKAIYNNADGVKSERVLEPLRLMNYSGKWYLVAYCVMKNIPKIFLFSRFEKLVLTDVPNVYECDDLKLNNLLSNSFGLDLEENPKEAVIRFYQPVSDSIKNQKWHKNQKIRNGKNNIGEFIEFIIPVGRYREILGRILRFGMHAEVVEPEDLRNKWLENIKMMYDRYIKQ, from the coding sequence ATGGCGACACAATTGCAAAGAATGCAGTTTATAGATAGTAGAATTAGACAAGGTAAAGCATATAGCGCAAAATCTATTGCAAATGAATATGAAGTTTCTGAAAGATCAATTAAACGAGATATCGATGAGATGAAAAATAGTTTTAATGCTCCGATTAAATACAGCAAAATCAAGGGGTATTATTATGGTGAAAAGTTTGAGATATTTAATTTTCTTGGTGAAAAATCTCTAATTGCATCTGCGATGATGAAAAAGATCCTTGAAAGTTTAAATTATATTCCGCTAACTGCTGATAATATTATCTCCAATCTTGACGAAAGTGTAGGGTCCGAATTAAAATTTATTAGTGATAAAATCAGGTATGATTTTTCTGAGTATGAAGAAGTGGATATTGCTTTATTTAAGGTTGTTATTGACTCAATGAATTACAAGAAACAACTTAAAGCAATTTACAACAATGCAGATGGAGTAAAGAGTGAAAGAGTTCTTGAACCATTAAGACTTATGAATTATTCTGGGAAATGGTATTTAGTTGCTTATTGTGTTATGAAAAATATTCCTAAAATTTTTCTATTTTCAAGATTCGAGAAACTAGTTTTAACCGATGTTCCTAATGTCTATGAATGTGATGATTTAAAGCTAAACAATCTTCTTTCTAATAGTTTTGGGCTCGATCTGGAAGAAAATCCAAAGGAAGCTGTGATCCGGTTTTACCAGCCTGTTTCAGATAGTATTAAAAACCAAAAATGGCATAAAAACCAAAAAATTAGAAATGGGAAAAATAATATTGGTGAGTTTATTGAATTTATCATTCCTGTTGGAAGATACAGAGAAATACTCGGCCGTATTTTAAGATTTGGTATGCATGCAGAAGTAGTCGAACCTGAAGATTTACGAAATAAATGGCTTGAAAATATTAAGATGATGTACGATAGATACATTAAACAATAA
- a CDS encoding leucine--tRNA ligase, whose translation MAYPFKEIEKKWQAYWEKENINSTDMSKTENKYFTFCMFPYPSGDRLHLGHWFQYSCPDAHARYMKMSGKNVFQPIGYDSFGLPAENHALKTGIHPAISTNKNIEIFTKQYKGIGGMFDWDHLLATSDPEYYKWTQWIFLKLYENGLAYQKEAPANWCPECSTVVANAEVQADGTHERCGTIIEKKPIKGWFFKITDYCERLIEGLDRIDFPEKTKTMQRNWIGKSEGAKVKFQIADSNKYFEIFTTRPDTLYGVTYCTIAPELELVDEICSEGQREAIKQYREEVKTLSDIDRQSTVREKTGVFTGAYAINPVNGDKVPIWTSDYVLSTYGTGCVMAVPAHDERDFEFAKKFNLPIKVVINPIDSSLDPIDMANAYTVSGVMIESAEFTGMDSDEGLKAIIDKLEKDGTGERSINYRLRDWSVSRQRYWGVPIPFIHCECCGAVPVPENELPVTLPMDENIDYRPKGKAPLSLIDSYMNVKCPKCGKDAKRDPETMDTFVDSSWYFLRYINPHISNKAFDSDEVNNWLPADLYIGGAEHSNGHLIYSRFVTKVLYDLGYINFDEPYKKLIHQGMITRNGAKMSKSKGNAVSPDNFVDQYGTDVFRLYIMFMTNFREGGDWSDEGISGTDRFLNRIWRQFAETTYENGGKLIIDKDLNFVLHNTIKEMRANLEDLYFNTAISRLMELFNELNSYVKDENRFNADFYHQVKEKFILLLAPLAPHTAEELWSLLGNTKSVFFEKYPECDEKALVKSTQVIVVQVNGKVRANIEAEIDIDDEKVKELALADEKVLKFTEGLNIVKTILINRKDGKMVNIVVK comes from the coding sequence ATGGCTTATCCATTTAAAGAGATTGAAAAAAAATGGCAGGCTTACTGGGAGAAAGAAAATATTAACTCCACAGATATGTCTAAAACGGAAAATAAATATTTCACATTTTGTATGTTTCCATACCCTTCCGGTGATAGACTCCACCTCGGACATTGGTTCCAATACAGCTGCCCTGATGCTCACGCAAGATATATGAAAATGAGTGGTAAAAATGTTTTTCAACCAATTGGATATGATTCATTTGGTTTACCAGCTGAAAACCATGCATTAAAAACAGGAATTCATCCAGCTATTTCAACTAATAAAAATATTGAAATCTTTACAAAGCAGTACAAGGGTATTGGTGGTATGTTTGATTGGGATCATCTTTTGGCTACAAGCGACCCCGAATATTATAAATGGACTCAATGGATTTTCCTTAAACTTTATGAAAATGGTTTGGCTTATCAAAAAGAAGCTCCCGCAAATTGGTGCCCGGAATGTTCAACTGTAGTTGCTAATGCTGAAGTTCAAGCTGATGGTACTCATGAAAGATGTGGAACAATTATTGAGAAAAAACCTATCAAGGGCTGGTTTTTCAAAATTACTGATTATTGTGAAAGACTAATTGAAGGTTTGGATAGAATTGATTTTCCGGAAAAAACTAAAACTATGCAGAGAAATTGGATTGGAAAATCTGAGGGTGCTAAGGTTAAATTTCAAATAGCTGATAGTAATAAATATTTTGAAATTTTTACAACAAGACCAGATACTCTTTATGGCGTAACATATTGTACAATTGCTCCAGAGCTGGAACTGGTTGATGAAATTTGTAGTGAAGGACAAAGAGAAGCAATCAAACAATACAGAGAAGAAGTAAAAACACTTTCTGACATCGACAGACAGAGTACTGTTAGAGAAAAAACTGGTGTATTTACTGGTGCGTATGCAATCAATCCTGTTAATGGAGATAAAGTACCAATCTGGACTTCTGATTATGTCCTTTCGACTTATGGTACTGGTTGTGTTATGGCTGTTCCTGCTCATGATGAAAGAGATTTTGAGTTTGCAAAAAAATTCAATCTACCTATAAAAGTAGTTATTAATCCAATAGACAGTTCTTTAGATCCAATAGACATGGCTAATGCCTATACTGTATCCGGAGTTATGATAGAGTCTGCAGAGTTTACTGGAATGGATTCAGATGAAGGCTTGAAAGCGATCATAGATAAGCTCGAAAAGGATGGAACTGGTGAAAGATCAATAAATTATAGATTGAGAGATTGGTCTGTTTCAAGACAGAGATATTGGGGAGTTCCTATTCCATTTATACATTGTGAATGTTGTGGAGCAGTTCCTGTTCCTGAAAATGAACTACCTGTAACACTTCCTATGGATGAAAATATTGACTATAGACCTAAGGGCAAAGCACCATTATCATTAATTGATTCTTACATGAATGTAAAATGTCCAAAATGTGGAAAAGATGCTAAAAGAGATCCAGAAACTATGGATACTTTTGTAGACTCCAGTTGGTATTTTTTGAGATATATCAATCCACATATTAGCAACAAAGCTTTTGATAGTGATGAAGTTAATAATTGGTTGCCTGCCGATCTTTACATTGGTGGAGCTGAACACTCTAATGGACATTTGATTTATTCAAGATTTGTGACAAAGGTACTATATGATCTTGGCTATATAAATTTTGACGAACCTTATAAAAAACTTATTCATCAGGGTATGATTACTAGAAATGGTGCAAAGATGTCTAAATCTAAAGGGAATGCTGTATCTCCTGATAATTTTGTCGACCAGTATGGAACTGATGTTTTCAGATTATACATAATGTTCATGACTAATTTCCGTGAAGGTGGTGATTGGTCGGATGAAGGTATTTCTGGAACAGATAGATTCCTTAATAGAATTTGGAGACAATTTGCTGAGACTACTTATGAAAATGGTGGCAAATTGATTATTGATAAAGATTTGAATTTCGTTTTGCACAATACTATAAAAGAGATGAGAGCAAATTTGGAAGATCTATACTTTAATACAGCTATTTCTAGGCTTATGGAGCTTTTCAATGAGTTAAATAGCTATGTTAAAGATGAAAATAGATTTAACGCCGATTTCTATCACCAAGTAAAAGAAAAATTTATACTATTACTTGCACCTCTGGCACCTCATACTGCCGAGGAATTATGGAGTCTTCTTGGTAATACAAAATCAGTATTTTTTGAAAAATATCCAGAGTGTGACGAAAAAGCTCTTGTTAAATCTACTCAGGTTATTGTAGTTCAAGTTAATGGTAAAGTTCGTGCTAATATCGAAGCTGAAATCGATATTGATGATGAAAAGGTTAAAGAACTTGCTCTTGCTGACGAAAAAGTTTTAAAGTTTACTGAAGGATTAAATATTGTCAAAACCATTTTAATAAATCGAAAAGATGGTAAAATGGTCAATATTGTTGTAAAATAA
- a CDS encoding GWxTD domain-containing protein — protein sequence MKTIKRSFLTNFFKIVLLLTLASCAGVSDDNRRPDFEKRIGSGRPFFFHESVKYFGETNDEFVYVTRYKIEYDRLHFEKVDGGFKAKYEASLAIFPEGEEIPIKQKMITREVFVDNFKDTGERNKFDFYEFQEVLPPGVYEAILSINGRGEMGFSRKEDLRFNYSGNYGASNLSLIKSTDGSFKDESLIPLVDNHLSDKDNNFGIYFEIFSKGSKPYNINYTIFDSYNMPILNKSLDGVTSERITKELLAVNLSNNKIGDYYINLDLSIDSLKFRREVGFSIRWANDTAEISSLDEAIKQLVYLLDADSLNKVLTFTEESKKEWFDNFWIKLDGNIQDKAYMDEYYRRVNYSNINFGTEKKNGWKTDMGQVYIVMGEPDEIQRYEFEKYTRPYVVWIYYAKSSQYIFDYIAGEYKLRTF from the coding sequence ATGAAAACTATAAAAAGAAGCTTTTTAACTAATTTTTTTAAGATTGTTCTGCTTCTTACTCTTGCATCCTGTGCAGGTGTAAGTGATGATAATAGACGACCTGATTTTGAGAAAAGAATCGGATCGGGACGTCCATTTTTCTTTCATGAGTCAGTAAAGTATTTTGGCGAAACAAATGATGAATTTGTTTACGTTACCAGATATAAAATCGAATACGACAGACTTCATTTTGAAAAAGTTGACGGAGGTTTTAAGGCAAAATATGAAGCTTCTCTTGCTATTTTTCCCGAGGGAGAAGAGATTCCTATTAAGCAAAAAATGATTACAAGGGAAGTTTTTGTAGATAATTTTAAAGACACTGGTGAAAGAAATAAGTTTGACTTTTATGAGTTTCAAGAGGTTTTACCACCAGGTGTTTACGAGGCGATTCTTTCAATAAACGGAAGAGGGGAGATGGGGTTTTCCAGAAAAGAAGATTTACGTTTTAATTACTCTGGAAACTATGGAGCTTCAAATCTTAGCCTGATTAAATCTACTGATGGTAGTTTTAAAGATGAAAGTCTTATTCCTCTTGTTGATAATCATCTCTCCGATAAAGATAACAATTTTGGGATTTACTTTGAAATTTTTTCGAAAGGAAGTAAGCCGTACAATATAAATTATACAATTTTTGATAGCTATAATATGCCTATTCTGAACAAAAGTTTAGACGGTGTAACGTCAGAGAGAATTACAAAAGAACTTCTTGCCGTAAACCTTTCGAATAACAAAATTGGAGATTATTATATTAACCTCGATCTATCAATTGACAGTTTGAAGTTCAGAAGAGAAGTTGGATTCTCTATAAGATGGGCTAATGATACGGCAGAAATATCCAGCCTAGATGAAGCCATTAAACAATTAGTTTACTTGCTAGATGCTGACTCCTTGAATAAAGTTTTGACTTTTACGGAAGAATCAAAAAAAGAGTGGTTTGATAATTTTTGGATTAAGTTAGATGGTAATATTCAGGATAAAGCTTATATGGATGAGTATTACAGAAGAGTAAATTATTCCAATATTAATTTTGGAACTGAAAAGAAGAATGGCTGGAAAACCGATATGGGCCAGGTTTATATTGTAATGGGTGAACCTGATGAAATTCAAAGATATGAATTTGAAAAGTATACCAGACCATATGTGGTGTGGATATATTATGCGAAAAGTTCACAATACATTTTTGATTATATCGCCGGCGAGTATAAATTAAGGACTTTTTAA
- the glmM gene encoding phosphoglucosamine mutase, protein MSSLMVSVSGIRGIVGDSLTPDIIVKYVSAFAKYIGKGKVVVGRDTRPSGEAIINLVCSTLALSGLDVVNIGIATTPTIEMAVKLYEGAGGIAITASHNPSEWNALKFFGADTLFLDEIEGAKLNTIFEAGDFQYVTFEKIGKIEYNHDDAKKFHLRNVIDLPYIDKSAIRKRNFKVVVDCVNGAGYEIIPEILEDLGCSVTKLFCEPSGIFPHGAEPLPENLTEICEVIKNGNYDLGMVVDPDSDRLALVSDGGIPLGEEYTLAMVTDLILSKVKTDVCVNISTSRAVDDIVKRYGQKIFKAKVGEVNVSKKMIREKCIIGGEGNGGVILPEIHPGRDAVVGAALILQYLLEKERFITDIHADLPQYYILKEKVKIDGIDYSSLINKLVDGVDKESINDIDGIRIDKEDHWIQIRKSNTEPIARIFVEAETKEKAREIYENYKKKLFN, encoded by the coding sequence ATGTCTTCATTGATGGTAAGTGTTTCCGGAATCAGAGGAATTGTCGGAGACTCACTTACTCCAGATATAATCGTTAAATACGTTTCAGCATTTGCAAAATATATTGGAAAAGGTAAAGTTGTAGTTGGTAGAGATACCAGACCTTCAGGAGAAGCAATAATCAATCTTGTGTGTTCAACTTTGGCTTTAAGTGGTCTTGATGTTGTAAATATTGGAATAGCTACAACGCCAACGATAGAGATGGCTGTAAAGTTGTATGAAGGTGCAGGTGGAATTGCAATTACCGCCAGTCATAATCCTTCTGAGTGGAATGCTTTGAAATTTTTTGGAGCTGATACGCTATTTCTAGATGAAATTGAAGGAGCAAAATTAAATACAATTTTTGAAGCTGGTGATTTTCAATATGTGACATTTGAAAAAATAGGCAAAATCGAATATAATCACGATGATGCTAAGAAATTTCATTTAAGGAATGTAATTGATTTGCCTTATATTGACAAAAGTGCTATTAGAAAAAGAAATTTTAAGGTAGTAGTTGATTGTGTAAATGGGGCAGGCTATGAAATTATTCCTGAAATTTTAGAAGATCTTGGTTGTTCTGTTACTAAATTATTCTGTGAACCATCAGGGATATTTCCGCATGGGGCTGAACCATTACCAGAAAATCTTACAGAAATATGCGAAGTTATAAAAAATGGAAATTATGATCTTGGAATGGTGGTTGATCCTGATTCAGATAGATTAGCACTTGTTTCTGATGGTGGAATTCCTCTAGGTGAAGAGTATACTCTTGCTATGGTTACTGATCTTATTTTATCAAAAGTAAAAACTGATGTATGTGTAAATATTTCCACTTCAAGAGCTGTAGATGATATCGTTAAAAGATATGGTCAGAAAATTTTCAAGGCTAAAGTTGGGGAAGTGAATGTTTCAAAAAAGATGATTCGAGAAAAATGTATTATCGGAGGTGAAGGAAATGGTGGAGTTATATTACCAGAAATTCATCCAGGAAGAGATGCCGTAGTCGGAGCAGCCTTAATATTGCAGTATTTATTGGAAAAAGAGAGATTTATCACAGACATTCATGCAGATTTACCTCAATATTATATTTTGAAGGAGAAAGTGAAAATAGATGGTATTGACTACAGTTCACTTATAAACAAATTGGTGGACGGGGTAGATAAAGAGAGCATTAACGATATAGATGGTATAAGAATTGACAAAGAAGATCATTGGATTCAGATAAGGAAATCTAATACTGAACCTATAGCCAGAATCTTTGTAGAAGCAGAAACTAAAGAAAAAGCGAGAGAAATTTATGAAAACTATAAAAAGAAGCTTTTTAACTAA